Proteins from a single region of Paraburkholderia sp. PGU19:
- a CDS encoding ABC transporter permease, with amino-acid sequence MNESVSPMPAEQQATQRRGRAWRIARRLLQGDRPYMLYIAFAILLVVFSFASPWFLSIDNFLNIGRQTALVSIIAIGMTFVIIARQIDLSVGSALALSGMSAALAMSHISDSWIVGAIAGIGTGAIVGAINGFVTTRLNIPSFLVTLGTLSAARGLALMVTTTRPEIITNDHFIAIFGEGDIAGVPCRFCGPCSP; translated from the coding sequence ATGAACGAGTCAGTTTCGCCGATGCCCGCAGAACAACAGGCCACTCAGCGTCGCGGCCGCGCGTGGCGCATTGCGCGGCGTCTGCTACAGGGCGATCGCCCGTACATGCTGTACATCGCGTTTGCGATCCTGCTGGTGGTGTTCAGCTTTGCGTCGCCGTGGTTCCTGTCGATCGACAACTTCCTCAATATCGGGCGGCAAACTGCCCTCGTGTCGATCATCGCGATCGGCATGACGTTCGTCATCATCGCACGGCAGATCGATCTGTCCGTGGGTTCGGCGCTGGCGCTGTCGGGCATGTCGGCCGCGCTTGCGATGTCGCACATCAGCGATAGCTGGATCGTCGGCGCGATTGCGGGCATCGGCACGGGCGCGATCGTCGGCGCGATCAACGGCTTCGTCACGACGCGCCTGAACATTCCTTCGTTTCTCGTCACGCTCGGCACATTGAGCGCGGCGCGCGGCCTCGCGCTGATGGTCACGACCACACGGCCCGAGATCATCACCAACGACCACTTCATCGCGATCTTCGGCGAAGGCGATATTGCAGGCGTCCCGTGCCGATTCTGTGGACCCTGCTCGCCGTGA
- a CDS encoding ABC transporter permease: MPILWTLLAVIGGILLLHYSVFGRQIYAAGGNPTAALYSGINIRRVTTLAFVLTGVLAGLAALVLSARSHAARPDVVQGMELDVIASVTLGGCSLFGGRGFILGTLLGSLIIGTLNNGLVLLGVSSSLQLVIKGVIIVAAVAFTRK, translated from the coding sequence GTGCCGATTCTGTGGACCCTGCTCGCCGTGATCGGCGGCATTCTGCTGCTGCACTACAGCGTATTCGGCCGGCAGATTTACGCGGCAGGCGGCAACCCGACTGCCGCGCTCTATTCGGGCATCAACATCCGGCGCGTCACGACGCTAGCTTTCGTGCTGACGGGCGTGCTTGCCGGTCTCGCCGCGCTCGTGCTGTCCGCGCGGTCGCATGCGGCACGGCCGGACGTCGTGCAGGGTATGGAACTCGATGTGATCGCATCCGTCACGCTGGGCGGCTGCAGTCTGTTCGGCGGACGCGGCTTCATTCTCGGCACGCTCCTCGGCAGTCTGATCATCGGCACGCTGAACAACGGCCTCGTGCTGCTCGGCGTCAGTTCGTCGCTGCAACTCGTCATCAAGGGCGTCATCATCGTCGCGGCAGTCGCGTTCACCCGCAAATGA
- a CDS encoding sugar ABC transporter ATP-binding protein — translation MSEPVAVAAASSPRVPLIRVAGVTKKFGGVQALRGVNLEVLPGEVHALLGENGAGKSTLIKILSGVHTYDEGSIEIAGQKVAFESPAKSREAGVAVVYQDLSLVESLSVGANLMLGREPRTRLGFVRQRELMAQVGAFLHEHNIPLDPRVPVDSLPFAYRQMTEICKALMGDVRVLILDEPTSALTGGEEQILFDAIRTVTARGVGVIYVTHRLNEVFRISQRVTVFRDGANAGHFATADTDMKQLVAAIVGPRHAAMQARQETSTGASAQSTAEQTAAQSTLGAPVLSLSNVSNARLHNVNFTVRKGEVHGLAGLIGSGRTEVLQTIFGLLPIDAGAIELDGKPLAARRPGDAIQRGIALVPEDRHLQGLVLDHSIERNLTLPRLPQFSRGGWLRAQAAAQQARAAMKQLSVKAPDASTHVKFLSGGNQQKVVFAKWNHPRPKVLLLDEPTVGVDVGAREEIYGVVRDAARAGTGVVVVSSDLDELLRLCDRISIVVDGSIVRTVERAQLRTAEELHHLIQLPRPTEELAT, via the coding sequence ATGAGTGAGCCGGTTGCGGTCGCGGCCGCTTCATCGCCCCGTGTGCCATTGATCCGCGTTGCAGGCGTCACCAAGAAATTCGGTGGCGTGCAGGCGCTGCGCGGCGTCAACCTGGAAGTCCTGCCGGGTGAGGTGCACGCGCTGCTCGGCGAAAACGGCGCAGGCAAATCCACCCTCATCAAGATCCTGAGCGGCGTCCACACATACGACGAAGGCTCGATCGAAATCGCCGGCCAGAAAGTCGCGTTCGAATCGCCAGCAAAGTCGCGCGAGGCTGGCGTCGCCGTCGTCTATCAGGACCTCAGTCTCGTCGAGTCGCTGTCCGTCGGCGCCAATCTGATGCTCGGACGCGAGCCACGCACAAGACTCGGCTTCGTCAGGCAGCGCGAACTGATGGCGCAGGTCGGCGCCTTTCTGCACGAACACAATATCCCGCTCGATCCGCGCGTGCCCGTCGATTCGCTGCCCTTCGCGTACCGCCAAATGACGGAGATCTGCAAGGCGCTGATGGGCGACGTGCGCGTGCTCATCCTCGACGAACCAACGTCCGCGCTCACGGGCGGCGAAGAACAGATTCTCTTCGACGCAATCCGCACCGTGACGGCGCGCGGCGTCGGTGTGATCTACGTGACACACCGGCTGAACGAGGTGTTTCGCATTTCGCAGCGCGTGACCGTGTTCCGCGATGGTGCAAACGCCGGCCATTTCGCCACGGCCGACACCGACATGAAACAACTCGTCGCGGCGATCGTCGGCCCGCGTCATGCTGCTATGCAGGCCCGACAGGAAACCTCCACGGGCGCGTCGGCGCAAAGCACAGCAGAACAAACTGCCGCGCAGAGCACGCTCGGTGCTCCCGTGCTGAGCCTGTCGAACGTGAGCAACGCGCGTTTGCATAACGTGAATTTCACCGTGCGTAAGGGCGAAGTGCACGGTCTTGCGGGACTGATCGGCAGCGGCCGCACCGAGGTATTGCAGACCATCTTCGGCCTGCTGCCGATCGACGCCGGTGCGATCGAACTCGACGGCAAGCCGCTCGCCGCGCGCCGCCCCGGCGACGCGATCCAGCGCGGTATCGCGCTCGTGCCGGAAGACCGGCATCTGCAAGGACTCGTGCTCGATCATTCGATCGAACGCAATCTGACCTTGCCGCGCCTGCCGCAGTTTTCGCGCGGCGGCTGGTTGCGCGCGCAAGCAGCGGCGCAACAGGCACGCGCGGCGATGAAGCAGCTTTCCGTGAAGGCGCCCGATGCGTCGACACACGTGAAATTTCTCTCCGGCGGCAACCAGCAGAAAGTCGTGTTCGCCAAATGGAATCATCCGCGACCGAAAGTGTTGCTGCTCGATGAGCCGACTGTTGGCGTCGATGTCGGCGCGCGTGAAGAAATCTACGGCGTGGTGCGCGACGCGGCACGCGCGGGCACGGGCGTCGTCGTGGTGTCGTCGGATCTGGACGAGCTGTTGCGGCTGTGCGACCGCATTTCCATTGTGGTGGATGGCTCGATCGTGCGAACCGTCGAGCGCGCGCAGCTACGCACGGCCGAAGAACTGCACCATCTCATCCAACTTCCCCGGCCTACCGAAGAGCTTGCAACATGA
- a CDS encoding heavy metal sensor histidine kinase, with the protein MNSRFLPRTLGARLTALIFLSTSVILALSGAALYEALRSRMSMAADGHMQATLEALQADLANVRATSNISNHPHVWTDQMDGHQNVDMAIYDMTGNRLVSTPGFQPFTLLRGLPPGRQNAAFDTRGARFRYITALARLAGSDCVSVRVVVQYDKSDNLASLRAHAWTIALIEVVGVGIAAAFAYAIAVFGLSPLRRFVSYAEEMSSCRLAQPLSGFDTSDELKELEHAFNGMLERLNDSFTRLSQFSSNLAHDMRTPLTNLQAAAQVALSLPRSAEEYRDVIESSVEEYQRLSGMIEDMLFLARSEKAHTLVKVCRLDAVVEAGRVAGYYEPMASDAGVTIELSGRAEVRADLLLFQRALSNLLSNALAHAPRGSTVFVSCRENGDTAEIAVTDTGLGIEGEHVDRIFERFYRVDPSRHNLGGGTGLGLAIVKSIMESHGGQCGVVSCPGVRTTFWLRFPYADVA; encoded by the coding sequence ATGAACAGTCGATTCTTGCCGCGAACTTTGGGGGCGAGATTAACCGCTCTGATCTTTCTTTCTACATCGGTCATTCTGGCGCTCAGTGGCGCCGCGCTTTACGAGGCTCTGCGCAGCCGTATGTCCATGGCAGCAGACGGTCATATGCAGGCGACGCTAGAGGCACTGCAGGCCGATCTCGCGAACGTGCGTGCGACAAGCAATATCTCGAACCATCCTCATGTCTGGACCGATCAGATGGATGGCCATCAGAACGTCGATATGGCCATCTACGATATGACTGGAAACCGTCTTGTCAGCACGCCCGGTTTTCAGCCATTTACGCTGCTCCGCGGCCTGCCGCCGGGTCGCCAGAACGCTGCGTTCGATACCCGAGGTGCGAGGTTTCGCTATATCACGGCGCTGGCACGGCTCGCGGGATCAGACTGTGTTTCTGTGCGCGTCGTGGTCCAGTACGACAAATCGGACAACCTTGCCTCGTTGCGCGCGCATGCCTGGACGATCGCGCTGATCGAAGTAGTGGGCGTGGGGATCGCAGCGGCATTTGCCTATGCCATCGCCGTGTTCGGACTCAGCCCGCTTCGACGCTTCGTCTCTTACGCAGAGGAGATGTCGTCGTGCCGTCTCGCGCAACCTTTGTCGGGATTCGATACATCGGACGAACTGAAGGAACTGGAGCACGCTTTTAATGGCATGCTGGAAAGGCTGAACGATTCGTTTACACGCCTCAGCCAGTTCTCCTCGAACCTCGCACACGATATGCGTACGCCGTTGACGAATCTGCAGGCAGCCGCGCAGGTGGCACTGTCGTTGCCGCGCAGCGCGGAAGAGTACCGTGATGTCATTGAGTCGAGTGTGGAGGAATACCAGCGTCTGTCTGGAATGATCGAAGACATGCTCTTCCTTGCACGGTCGGAGAAGGCGCACACGCTAGTCAAGGTCTGCCGGCTCGACGCCGTAGTGGAGGCCGGGCGGGTCGCGGGCTACTACGAACCCATGGCATCCGATGCGGGAGTCACCATCGAGTTGAGCGGGCGCGCCGAAGTTCGCGCGGACCTGCTGCTTTTCCAGCGTGCGTTGAGCAATCTGCTTTCCAATGCGCTGGCTCATGCGCCTCGCGGGTCGACCGTTTTCGTCAGCTGCCGCGAGAATGGCGATACAGCGGAAATCGCTGTCACGGATACGGGACTGGGCATTGAGGGAGAGCACGTCGATCGCATCTTTGAACGGTTTTACCGCGTCGATCCGTCGCGGCACAATCTCGGCGGCGGAACGGGTCTCGGCCTTGCGATCGTGAAATCGATCATGGAAAGCCATGGTGGCCAATGCGGTGTGGTGAGCTGTCCGGGTGTGCGCACCACGTTCTGGCTCCGCTTTCCTTACGCTGACGTGGCATAG
- a CDS encoding substrate-binding domain-containing protein, translating into MNDRRVSGARLANVVAATALAICCSQAFAQACTSLPAKSIGPAGIVGQGPNGEKAASADAVKLTDAEAAKVKAGKFKVGISMQTMNLDWSQLQVAGITDTLKKYGVEVIGTASAEYQVDKQIADIENTIQRHPDGIISIPVDGTATAATYKKVSQAGIKLVFMDNVPTGLKHPEQYSAMISADSEGNGQIAAKVLASCVPKGGTVGLVNFGVDYFSTTERTKAVNEWLKKNRPDIKVKQVAFTDPSKVGQIAGDFLTANPDVKGVFAVWDQPALDTLTSMRAQGINTPMTTVDLGLESAIEIAKGGPLKATGSQRPYDQGVAEAMAMMKALIGQTPPAWIGVQSLPVVQSNVLESYKTVFKKDPPPQLADACKKAAPACG; encoded by the coding sequence ATGAACGACCGTCGTGTATCAGGAGCGAGGCTGGCGAATGTGGTGGCGGCGACTGCGCTGGCCATCTGCTGTTCGCAGGCGTTTGCGCAGGCTTGCACGAGCCTGCCTGCGAAGTCGATTGGTCCGGCGGGCATCGTCGGACAGGGACCCAATGGCGAGAAGGCGGCGTCCGCCGATGCCGTCAAACTGACGGATGCCGAGGCCGCGAAGGTCAAGGCCGGCAAGTTCAAGGTCGGCATTTCGATGCAGACGATGAACCTCGACTGGTCGCAACTGCAGGTCGCCGGCATCACCGATACGCTGAAGAAATACGGCGTCGAAGTGATCGGCACGGCATCGGCTGAGTATCAGGTCGACAAGCAGATCGCCGACATCGAAAACACGATCCAGCGCCACCCTGACGGCATCATTTCGATTCCCGTCGACGGCACGGCGACGGCCGCGACCTACAAGAAGGTCTCGCAGGCGGGCATCAAGCTCGTGTTCATGGACAACGTGCCGACGGGCCTCAAGCATCCCGAGCAATACTCCGCGATGATTTCGGCGGATAGCGAGGGCAATGGGCAGATCGCGGCGAAGGTGCTTGCATCGTGCGTGCCCAAAGGCGGCACGGTCGGTCTCGTGAACTTCGGCGTCGACTACTTCAGCACGACGGAGCGCACGAAGGCCGTCAACGAATGGCTGAAGAAGAATCGCCCCGACATCAAGGTCAAGCAGGTCGCGTTCACGGACCCGTCGAAAGTCGGCCAGATTGCGGGCGACTTCCTCACCGCGAATCCCGACGTGAAGGGCGTGTTTGCCGTATGGGACCAGCCCGCACTCGACACGCTGACGTCGATGCGCGCACAAGGCATCAATACGCCCATGACGACGGTCGACCTCGGGCTCGAATCGGCAATCGAAATTGCAAAGGGCGGGCCGCTCAAGGCAACGGGTTCGCAGCGTCCCTACGACCAGGGCGTGGCCGAAGCGATGGCGATGATGAAGGCGTTGATCGGTCAGACGCCGCCGGCGTGGATCGGCGTGCAATCGCTGCCCGTCGTGCAATCGAACGTGCTCGAATCGTATAAGACGGTGTTCAAGAAAGATCCGCCGCCGCAACTGGCCGATGCGTGCAAGAAGGCAGCGCCTGCTTGCGGATGA
- a CDS encoding EAL domain-containing protein: MISELALPEQLRLAITRKTLEVFYQPVIRLADNKCVGVESLLRWRLHGQEISPEIFIGVAEQHRLMGPLTDLVLHKSLDDLACVLSADRSFRVSINVGSDDLRSVRFLDVLAQALKWTGVRASQVGIEATERGFMHPDATRSIIAALRWAGHPVYIDDFGTGYSCLSYLGTFPVDALKLDKAFVNPVENAHASCVVAPHIIAMAHDLGMEIVAEGIESAAQAEYLLRKGVQYGQGWYFAKAMPVAELIPWLEQHAQSGKRGERRRCTSSPRLQLLRAQ; encoded by the coding sequence ATGATTTCCGAACTCGCGTTACCCGAGCAGCTAAGGCTGGCCATCACCCGTAAAACACTGGAGGTGTTTTATCAGCCGGTAATCAGGCTCGCCGACAACAAATGCGTCGGTGTCGAGTCACTACTCAGATGGCGGCTGCATGGACAGGAGATCTCGCCGGAGATCTTTATCGGCGTGGCCGAACAGCATCGGCTGATGGGACCATTGACCGATCTCGTGCTCCACAAGAGCCTTGATGACCTGGCGTGTGTACTGAGCGCGGACCGTTCGTTTCGTGTGTCGATCAATGTGGGCAGCGACGATCTTCGCAGCGTGCGCTTTCTGGATGTACTCGCGCAGGCGCTAAAATGGACGGGCGTTCGCGCATCGCAAGTGGGAATCGAAGCGACGGAACGCGGCTTCATGCATCCGGATGCAACGCGTAGCATCATTGCGGCGCTCAGGTGGGCGGGGCATCCTGTTTATATCGACGACTTCGGGACTGGCTATTCCTGTCTTTCTTATCTTGGGACATTCCCCGTAGACGCGCTGAAGCTCGACAAGGCATTCGTCAATCCCGTCGAGAATGCTCACGCCAGCTGCGTGGTGGCGCCGCACATCATCGCGATGGCACATGATCTAGGAATGGAGATCGTCGCCGAAGGCATCGAATCGGCGGCGCAGGCAGAGTATCTGCTGCGCAAAGGCGTGCAGTACGGACAGGGCTGGTACTTCGCGAAAGCGATGCCTGTTGCCGAACTGATACCGTGGCTAGAGCAACATGCACAATCGGGGAAGCGGGGTGAACGCAGGCGTTGCACCAGTTCTCCACGCTTGCAGCTGCTGCGTGCGCAATAA